The Candidatus Delongbacteria bacterium genome has a segment encoding these proteins:
- a CDS encoding rhodanese-like domain-containing protein: MTTWKQVALIGVIGLALAFCVNTLRGATKLPLKPAAQLTAKAGGADTLAVAAAKLAVIGFEEADALHRKELATFVDARELEDFDKGHIPGAVCLPVDQFRAGKQKLMAPKGSLVVVYCSGGECESSHDLARLLGKAGFKKVRVYSGGYDEWEALGQPVEK; encoded by the coding sequence ATGACCACGTGGAAGCAAGTGGCCCTGATCGGGGTCATCGGACTGGCCCTGGCCTTCTGTGTGAACACGTTGCGCGGCGCCACCAAACTGCCGCTCAAGCCGGCGGCCCAGCTGACGGCCAAGGCGGGCGGGGCGGACACCCTGGCGGTGGCGGCGGCCAAGCTGGCCGTGATCGGCTTCGAGGAGGCCGACGCCCTGCACCGCAAGGAACTGGCCACCTTCGTGGACGCCCGCGAGCTGGAAGACTTCGACAAGGGCCACATTCCCGGCGCCGTCTGCCTGCCCGTGGACCAGTTCCGCGCCGGCAAGCAGAAGCTGATGGCTCCCAAGGGCAGCCTCGTGGTGGTCTACTGCAGCGGCGGGGAATGCGAATCCTCCCACGACCTGGCCCGCCTGTTGGGCAAGGCCGGGTTCAAGAAGGTCCGCGTCTACAGCGGCGGCTACGACGAGTGGGAAGCCCTGGGTCAACCGGTGGAGAAATGA
- a CDS encoding MATE family efflux transporter, whose protein sequence is MILVRSLTEAIRPPADFAVPSWRRVYGLALPAAGSALFNTLFSINDFLWARLIGPEATSALGLVVMVTIFNAGLMALVQKGTLSLVARLRGMEDRQGLRRAALQGVLLSLGLGLLMGGLGMLFSPRLLAAMGGEGETLRLGSEYLRRIYAGFPLMSLAMVSDGIFIGMGDTRTPFRLQLGGVFLNASLSALSILVFGAGIRGIALASVLTRGVVGSTGMFLLGGRLNPRPAGVDDRWVARLRRRLPGRGQWRLEPGLWAEILRVGLPVAASVSFYSGIFMALNRVLSQFGQQAFGVIGIGIRGNESIGFMVLVGFGAAASALTGEAMGRDSLRSEALQPSLLGRHLRASVLRVLLAALPLALAFSLLWTLVPEHLCSIYTDDPELIRLSAMYLRLAAVANLFQILELILSEGMTGAGISSYPLWITVPGNLARIPLAYFLVAHTDWGINAVWAAILISCALKGTGMLLLFLGADWPGQAARRTRELGRRVAASRG, encoded by the coding sequence TTGATCCTCGTCCGCAGCCTGACGGAGGCCATCCGTCCCCCCGCTGACTTCGCCGTACCCTCGTGGCGGCGCGTCTACGGGCTCGCGCTTCCCGCCGCCGGCAGCGCGTTGTTCAACACCCTCTTCAGCATCAACGATTTCCTCTGGGCCCGGCTCATCGGTCCCGAGGCCACCTCGGCCCTGGGCCTGGTGGTGATGGTCACCATCTTCAACGCCGGCCTGATGGCCCTGGTGCAGAAGGGCACGCTGAGCCTCGTGGCCCGTCTGCGCGGGATGGAGGACCGGCAGGGCCTGCGCCGGGCCGCGCTGCAGGGCGTTTTGCTCAGCCTGGGCCTGGGCCTGCTGATGGGCGGCCTGGGCATGCTCTTCAGCCCGCGTCTGCTGGCGGCCATGGGTGGCGAAGGCGAGACCCTGCGGCTGGGCAGCGAGTACCTGCGCCGCATCTACGCCGGCTTCCCCCTGATGAGCCTGGCCATGGTCAGCGACGGCATCTTCATCGGGATGGGCGACACGCGCACGCCCTTTCGCCTGCAGCTGGGCGGCGTGTTCCTCAACGCCAGCCTGAGCGCCCTCTCCATCCTGGTCTTCGGCGCGGGCATCCGGGGCATCGCCCTGGCCAGCGTGCTCACCCGCGGCGTGGTAGGCAGTACGGGCATGTTCCTCCTGGGTGGACGCCTCAATCCCCGTCCGGCGGGAGTGGACGACCGCTGGGTGGCCCGCCTGCGGCGCCGGCTGCCCGGCCGCGGCCAGTGGCGGCTGGAGCCCGGCCTGTGGGCCGAGATCCTGCGCGTGGGCCTGCCGGTGGCCGCCTCGGTCAGCTTCTACTCCGGCATCTTCATGGCCCTGAACCGCGTGCTCTCGCAGTTCGGCCAGCAGGCTTTCGGCGTGATCGGCATCGGCATCCGGGGCAACGAGTCCATCGGCTTCATGGTGCTGGTGGGCTTCGGGGCCGCGGCCAGCGCCCTGACCGGCGAGGCCATGGGTCGCGACAGCCTGCGCAGCGAAGCCCTGCAACCCAGCCTGCTGGGCCGCCACCTGCGGGCCTCGGTGCTGCGCGTGCTGCTGGCCGCCCTGCCCCTGGCCCTGGCCTTCTCCCTGCTCTGGACCCTGGTCCCCGAACACCTCTGCTCCATCTACACCGACGATCCGGAGCTGATCCGCCTCTCCGCCATGTACCTGCGGCTGGCGGCCGTGGCCAACCTGTTCCAAATCCTCGAGCTGATCCTCTCCGAAGGCATGACCGGCGCGGGCATCTCCAGCTACCCGCTCTGGATCACCGTGCCGGGCAACCTGGCCCGCATTCCCCTGGCCTACTTCCTGGTCGCCCACACCGACTGGGGCATCAACGCGGTCTGGGCGGCGATCCTCATCTCCTGCGCCCTCAAAGGCACGGGCATGCTCCTGCTCTTCCTGGGCGCGGACTGGCCTGGCCAGGCGGCCCGGCGCACGCGCGAGCTGGGCCGGCGCGTGGCGGCCTCCCGCGGCTGA
- a CDS encoding ATP-binding protein, whose product MTLNPMYDPGPATSQFLVQNQARLLTLLEHLSTGVLTADANGLIRMVNGAFRQILGCWSGGPGQPLRQCAPLVMGGVGHELDELVRLGKEFDRELVLHQPGGVRRTRLQGRLVPNIANQVTEYLLLLEPPTVERLDDLERARLERLLRRSQRMESFGLLAAGIVHDLNNVLACILGASELLDSLVDPHAAEAPLVRQIGEATQRGALMTRKVLSLARLEEGGREAINFNHVIHDVMVLLRRSVDPRIEIRMNLHPAAMTVHSDTTTLHQLLMNLCVNARDAMPDGGELHVSSGWSTLRELREEASEPGECGLSLGSTSLLDGRADKVLVRVEVRDTGTGMDADLLPRIFDPFFTTKDDSSGTGLGLAMVQKTVEELGGRLQIKTRRDWGTSIRLFFPWYDQALPKAPTAEGSQREVVTGRGRIMVVDDDEVVRTTMCDLIRTLGYEVQAMPDGLAAVEAFLESPNAWDLVLLDLMMPRMDGVEALRRIRAVRGDQPVLVVTGFAGPQNVQKLEQIARVPLLMKPIQIRELSRHIAQLVN is encoded by the coding sequence ATGACCCTGAACCCCATGTATGACCCCGGACCGGCCACCAGCCAGTTTCTGGTGCAGAACCAGGCGCGCCTGCTGACCCTGCTGGAACATCTGTCCACCGGCGTCCTCACCGCGGATGCCAACGGACTGATCCGGATGGTCAACGGGGCCTTCCGCCAGATCCTGGGCTGCTGGAGCGGTGGACCGGGCCAGCCGCTGCGGCAGTGCGCGCCGCTGGTGATGGGCGGCGTGGGCCACGAGCTGGATGAACTGGTGCGGCTGGGCAAGGAATTCGACCGGGAGCTGGTCCTCCACCAGCCCGGCGGCGTGCGCCGCACGCGCCTGCAGGGGCGGCTGGTGCCCAACATCGCCAACCAGGTGACCGAGTACCTGCTGCTGCTGGAGCCGCCCACCGTGGAGCGGCTGGACGACCTGGAGCGCGCGCGCCTGGAGCGCCTGCTGCGGCGCAGCCAGCGGATGGAGAGTTTCGGCCTGCTGGCCGCGGGCATCGTGCACGACCTGAACAACGTGCTGGCCTGCATCCTGGGGGCCTCGGAGCTGCTGGATTCGCTGGTGGACCCGCACGCGGCCGAGGCGCCGCTGGTGCGCCAGATCGGCGAGGCCACCCAGCGCGGCGCCCTGATGACGCGCAAGGTGCTCTCGCTGGCCCGGCTGGAGGAGGGCGGGCGCGAGGCCATCAACTTCAACCACGTGATCCACGACGTTATGGTCCTGCTCAGGCGCAGCGTGGACCCGCGCATCGAGATCCGCATGAACCTCCACCCGGCGGCCATGACGGTCCACTCCGACACCACCACGCTGCATCAATTGCTGATGAATCTCTGCGTCAACGCCCGGGACGCCATGCCCGACGGCGGCGAGCTGCACGTGTCCTCCGGCTGGTCCACCCTGCGCGAGCTGCGCGAGGAGGCCAGCGAGCCCGGGGAGTGCGGACTGAGCCTGGGCTCCACCTCCCTGCTGGACGGCCGGGCGGACAAGGTTCTGGTGCGCGTGGAAGTGCGGGACACGGGCACGGGCATGGACGCCGACCTGTTGCCGCGGATCTTCGACCCCTTCTTCACCACCAAGGATGACAGCAGCGGCACGGGGCTGGGGCTGGCCATGGTGCAGAAGACCGTGGAAGAATTGGGCGGACGCCTGCAGATCAAGACGCGCCGCGACTGGGGCACCAGCATCCGGCTCTTCTTCCCCTGGTACGATCAGGCCCTGCCCAAGGCACCGACGGCGGAAGGCAGCCAGCGGGAAGTGGTGACGGGCCGCGGGCGGATCATGGTGGTGGACGACGACGAGGTGGTGCGCACCACCATGTGCGACCTGATCCGCACGCTGGGCTACGAGGTCCAGGCCATGCCCGACGGCCTGGCGGCGGTGGAGGCCTTCCTGGAGTCGCCCAACGCTTGGGATCTCGTGCTGCTGGACCTGATGATGCCGCGAATGGACGGCGTGGAGGCCCTGCGCCGGATCCGCGCCGTGCGCGGGGACCAGCCCGTGCTGGTGGTGACGGGCTTCGCCGGGCCGCAGAACGTGCAGAAGCTGGAGCAGATCGCCCGGGTGCCGCTGCTGATGAAACCGATCCAGATCCGCGAGCTGAGTCGCCACATCGCGCAACTGGTCAACTGA
- a CDS encoding class I fructose-bisphosphate aldolase, with product MFEQILSQLGPEASWLLEHKCATVDRSRLILPGPEHVDRVFSQSNRSNRVLRQLQWLHSTGRLGGTGYLSILPVDQGIEHSAGASFSRNPDYFDPENIVHLAIEAGCNGVTSTLGVLGIVSRKYAHRIPFVVKLNHNQLLTYPNTFDQIMFAQVDQAVDMGAVGVGATVYFGSEESNRQILEVAEAFAYAHQRGLFTILWCYMRNPAFVQPDKDLHVAADLTGQANHLGVTIEADIIKQKQPECNGGFPALKFGKSDPRMYGELITDHPVDMVRWQVVNCYMGRAGMINSGGASGQNDQAQAVRTAVINKRGGGMGLILGRKAFQKPLKEGVEIIHAVQDVYLCPEISVA from the coding sequence ATGTTCGAGCAGATCCTGTCCCAGCTTGGCCCGGAAGCGTCCTGGCTGCTGGAGCACAAGTGCGCCACCGTGGATCGCAGCCGCCTGATCCTGCCGGGTCCCGAGCACGTGGACCGGGTCTTCTCCCAGAGCAACCGCAGCAACCGCGTCCTGCGCCAATTGCAGTGGCTGCACTCCACGGGCCGGTTGGGCGGCACGGGCTACCTATCCATCCTGCCGGTGGACCAGGGCATCGAGCACAGCGCGGGCGCCAGTTTCTCCCGCAACCCCGACTACTTCGACCCCGAGAACATCGTCCACCTGGCCATCGAGGCCGGCTGCAACGGCGTCACCTCGACGCTGGGCGTGCTGGGCATCGTCAGCCGCAAGTACGCGCACCGCATCCCGTTCGTGGTCAAGCTGAACCACAACCAGCTGCTGACCTACCCCAACACCTTCGACCAGATCATGTTCGCCCAGGTGGACCAGGCCGTGGACATGGGCGCCGTGGGCGTGGGCGCCACGGTCTACTTCGGCAGCGAGGAGAGCAACCGCCAGATCCTGGAAGTGGCCGAGGCCTTCGCCTACGCCCACCAGCGCGGGCTGTTCACCATCCTCTGGTGCTACATGCGCAATCCGGCCTTCGTCCAGCCGGACAAGGACCTGCACGTGGCGGCGGACCTGACGGGCCAGGCCAACCACCTGGGCGTCACCATCGAGGCCGACATCATCAAGCAGAAGCAGCCCGAGTGCAACGGCGGTTTCCCGGCCCTCAAGTTCGGCAAGAGCGATCCGCGCATGTACGGCGAGTTGATCACCGACCACCCGGTGGACATGGTCCGCTGGCAGGTGGTGAACTGCTACATGGGCCGGGCAGGAATGATCAACTCCGGCGGCGCCTCGGGCCAGAACGACCAGGCCCAGGCCGTGCGCACGGCCGTGATCAACAAGCGCGGCGGCGGAATGGGCCTGATCCTCGGCCGCAAGGCCTTCCAGAAGCCGCTGAAGGAGGGCGTGGAGATCATCCACGCCGTTCAGGACGTCTACCTCTGTCCGGAGATCAGCGTGGCCTGA
- a CDS encoding helix-turn-helix transcriptional regulator: MQRKRIDPQARVIHTQVGKTLRKLMNDNSDGKGIGIIRLAKQAGIGVGSVQSILNDPDHSPSLRVLDRLSKYFKLNGVWTLVRGLEYEDEVNTWLANNRLNFKLTQDDILRIQRLCHKIQSFDAVAFALGAAQDMTRDEFDVYLVRLEKAAG; the protein is encoded by the coding sequence ATGCAACGAAAGCGAATTGATCCACAAGCCCGGGTGATCCACACCCAGGTCGGGAAAACGCTGCGCAAGCTGATGAACGACAACAGCGACGGCAAGGGGATCGGCATCATCCGCCTCGCCAAGCAGGCCGGCATCGGCGTGGGCAGCGTCCAATCCATCCTCAACGACCCGGACCACAGCCCCAGCCTGCGTGTGCTGGACCGGCTGTCCAAGTACTTCAAGCTGAACGGGGTCTGGACCCTGGTCCGCGGGCTGGAGTACGAGGACGAGGTCAACACCTGGCTGGCCAACAACCGGCTGAATTTCAAGCTCACCCAGGATGACATCCTGCGCATCCAGCGCCTGTGTCACAAGATCCAGAGCTTCGACGCTGTGGCCTTCGCCTTGGGCGCCGCCCAGGACATGACCCGCGACGAGTTCGACGTCTACCTGGTCCGGCTTGAGAAGGCCGCCGGCTGA
- a CDS encoding DUF523 domain-containing protein, translating to MPSLSPPTLLVSRCLRGVACRYDGASRPCPGLGLLPAGWILLDVCPEEDVGMGVPRPPIALLQEERLRLVDRVSGRDWTHEMESWCRDFARILLKDGAAGAVLKARSPSCGVGDVEVFGQRAALAWPGAPGRAAHSQGDGFWVRALKACEPTFPLINDEELLDPARRTHFLQAVERRHRLRPPPAC from the coding sequence ATGCCCAGCCTGTCTCCCCCCACCCTGTTGGTCAGCCGCTGCCTGCGGGGCGTGGCTTGCCGCTACGACGGCGCCAGCCGACCCTGTCCAGGGCTTGGCCTGTTGCCCGCCGGCTGGATCCTGCTGGACGTTTGTCCCGAGGAGGACGTGGGCATGGGCGTGCCGCGGCCGCCCATCGCCCTGCTGCAGGAGGAGCGCCTGCGTCTGGTGGACCGGGTCAGCGGCCGGGACTGGACCCATGAGATGGAGAGTTGGTGCCGCGACTTCGCGCGCATCCTGCTGAAGGACGGCGCGGCCGGAGCCGTGCTGAAGGCGCGCTCCCCCAGCTGCGGGGTCGGCGACGTGGAGGTCTTCGGGCAGCGCGCCGCGCTGGCCTGGCCCGGCGCGCCGGGCCGGGCGGCCCATTCCCAGGGGGACGGCTTCTGGGTGCGGGCGTTGAAGGCCTGCGAGCCGACCTTTCCGCTGATCAACGACGAGGAGCTGCTTGATCCGGCGCGGCGCACGCACTTCCTGCAGGCCGTGGAGCGGCGCCATCGCCTGCGGCCGCCGCCCGCCTGCTGA